A portion of the Adhaeribacter radiodurans genome contains these proteins:
- a CDS encoding ABC transporter permease has protein sequence MLRYVLKRLLLVLPTLWIICSLVFILSKVVPGTCQDWQQGEIGQTLDQVESPGRTNNPEPIVPLFYFSIRSQAEPDTLYRVQPETHRLFLKSLILTYGNWPAIATFYHTLAALEKQLSQIPQLAIPGKQHLTQQLESVFKLTGANQIRQTLVNVEQEARRQLLPIYFISQVKLGQQQVKIIQQQAQPASHLLPAFTWHGTKNQYHAWLKNFILGDLGVSCRDQVPVNEKIAEAFTNTFFITVLSLGLIFFLAFELSIWLSKASQFKWRSVFLTILYALDSVPLFIIALVLLTFFASSAYLPLFPTYGSGRNLAAGIPKIVAWIYQLPYFILPVMSLTLASLPYVTGQIYQAVQHLQQRDFILTARAKGLSERVVLRRHVLRNALLPVITLFTGFLPAVITGAAVIENIYSIPGMGLLLVGTVQARDFPVLTGIVLYLGLIKIGAHILADVFYFLADPRIRVQA, from the coding sequence ATGCTGCGGTATGTACTTAAACGCTTGCTACTGGTACTGCCTACTCTCTGGATAATTTGTTCTTTAGTTTTTATATTAAGTAAAGTGGTTCCGGGTACTTGTCAGGATTGGCAACAAGGAGAAATTGGCCAAACACTTGATCAGGTAGAATCTCCCGGTCGCACTAATAATCCGGAACCCATTGTTCCTCTTTTTTATTTTTCTATCCGTTCTCAGGCCGAACCCGATACTTTATACCGGGTACAACCAGAAACCCACCGTTTGTTTCTAAAATCTTTAATTTTAACCTACGGTAATTGGCCGGCAATAGCTACTTTTTACCACACGCTTGCAGCTTTAGAAAAGCAGTTGTCACAGATACCGCAATTAGCAATACCTGGTAAGCAGCATCTTACGCAACAGCTCGAATCTGTTTTTAAATTAACAGGTGCAAATCAAATAAGGCAAACTTTAGTAAATGTGGAGCAAGAGGCAAGGCGCCAGTTGTTACCCATTTATTTTATTTCCCAAGTTAAATTAGGGCAGCAACAAGTAAAAATTATTCAGCAGCAAGCGCAGCCAGCCAGTCATTTATTGCCGGCTTTTACTTGGCACGGCACCAAAAATCAATATCATGCTTGGCTCAAAAATTTTATTCTCGGCGATTTAGGAGTTTCCTGCCGCGACCAGGTTCCCGTGAATGAAAAAATTGCCGAAGCATTTACTAATACTTTTTTTATTACTGTTTTAAGTTTAGGCTTAATATTTTTTCTGGCTTTTGAATTAAGTATTTGGTTAAGTAAAGCTAGTCAGTTTAAATGGCGTTCGGTTTTCTTAACTATTTTATACGCTTTAGATAGCGTGCCGCTTTTTATAATTGCTTTGGTTTTACTTACTTTTTTTGCCAGTTCCGCTTATCTTCCTCTTTTTCCAACTTATGGTTCTGGAAGAAATCTCGCGGCTGGAATACCAAAGATTGTTGCCTGGATCTATCAACTACCTTATTTTATTCTACCGGTAATGAGCTTAACCCTAGCTAGTTTGCCTTACGTAACAGGTCAAATATACCAGGCTGTGCAGCATTTACAGCAACGGGATTTTATTCTAACGGCAAGGGCAAAAGGGCTATCAGAACGAGTAGTGTTAAGGCGGCACGTGTTGCGCAATGCTTTGTTACCTGTTATTACGCTTTTTACCGGCTTTCTGCCAGCAGTAATTACGGGAGCCGCCGTAATAGAAAATATTTATTCTATACCGGGTATGGGGCTTTTACTGGTTGGAACGGTGCAGGCCCGCGATTTTCCGGTATTAACGGGTATAGTACTTTATCTGGGCTTAATAAAGATAGGAGCACACATTCTGGCAGATGTATTCTATTTTCTGGCCGACCCACGCATAAGGGTACAGGCATGA
- a CDS encoding ABC transporter permease, translating into MIEENATRRRGANWRWQEKLAAGYLFIFLLIGLVGPQSGWLPDPNKINLAQANTPPFSFSTILNNEAINWLGTDLLGRDVLANLVTGAQTALLVSVPAMLLATIIGIALGSLAGFWGNTGFQVSLVSLAVSVLVLLAGIYYGFYIQQLSWMHAFQTGSGAILKQFGYLLLIFSTISILGWLMVKVLKRFGLQKKVNLPVDQLILKLIEIIGSVPRLLLVMCLAAFAQPALMNIVLLATLTYWTSIARLVRSELLQIRELPYVQAARAVGLSEKRILFREALPNALPPVIVAVAFGLGSLMSLEATLSFLNIGVPADIASWGRMMKGIQANYQAWWLLFFPALTLCSTILSLQVLAQRMLVKIDPARNN; encoded by the coding sequence ATGATTGAAGAAAATGCAACGCGTAGGAGAGGAGCAAACTGGCGCTGGCAAGAGAAACTCGCCGCTGGATACTTATTTATTTTTTTACTGATTGGCTTAGTCGGTCCTCAATCTGGCTGGCTACCAGATCCTAATAAAATAAACTTAGCACAAGCCAATACTCCTCCTTTCAGCTTTTCTACAATTTTAAATAACGAAGCAATTAATTGGCTGGGCACCGATTTATTAGGACGCGATGTTCTGGCTAATCTGGTAACTGGGGCTCAAACCGCTTTACTCGTGAGTGTACCCGCTATGTTGCTCGCCACAATTATTGGAATAGCATTGGGTAGTTTGGCCGGTTTCTGGGGAAATACCGGTTTTCAAGTTTCTTTGGTTTCGTTGGCAGTTAGTGTACTTGTACTCTTAGCAGGTATTTATTATGGCTTTTACATTCAGCAACTTAGTTGGATGCACGCCTTCCAAACAGGTTCAGGAGCAATTTTAAAGCAATTCGGATACTTACTGCTAATTTTTAGTACAATCAGTATTTTAGGTTGGTTAATGGTAAAAGTATTAAAAAGGTTTGGTCTGCAGAAAAAAGTAAATTTACCCGTAGATCAGCTTATCCTTAAGCTGATTGAAATTATAGGATCAGTTCCGCGATTGTTGTTAGTGATGTGTTTGGCGGCTTTTGCCCAACCTGCCCTGATGAATATTGTTTTACTGGCTACTCTTACATATTGGACCAGTATTGCCCGTTTAGTGCGAAGCGAGCTTTTGCAAATAAGAGAATTGCCTTATGTTCAGGCTGCCCGAGCAGTAGGGTTATCTGAAAAACGTATTCTTTTCCGGGAAGCCTTACCAAATGCCTTGCCCCCGGTTATTGTAGCAGTAGCTTTTGGTTTAGGTAGTTTGATGAGCCTGGAAGCCACTTTGTCTTTTTTAAACATAGGTGTACCGGCCGATATTGCTAGTTGGGGAAGAATGATGAAGGGAATTCAGGCTAATTACCAAGCCTGGTGGTTATTGTTTTTTCCGGCACTTACCTTATGTAGTACTATTCTTTCTTTGCAGGTACTGGCGCAACGCATGTTGGTAAAGATAGATCCTGCCCGAAATAACTAA
- a CDS encoding ABC transporter substrate-binding protein yields MSLKKLFFFLLLLLFVNACQPSGNKGEVVVRAAADPETLNPIAFHSMNAGQIIALLYQSLLTIDLQDQQLKPLLVEQLPAVLQEKDKSYFTYQLRKEAVWDDQKPITAQDVAFTLKVIKAPLVKNSKLRIGLDYIQDIKLDPRDPRRFTIECKGFVPEMGWETGDFAILPAHLVDPERLLAGFSVHNLVNGYDSLSQNTKIKAFADWFNSARFTRNKDFLKGSGGYELVDWKTGQYVQLKQKKDWWATRLKPQPSYITAQPASINFQIIPESYTALLALNNEQLDVYSGIPPNNFVQLQRDKSFLERYALFTPATYDFTYIGINGKSKKFADKHTRQALAHLLDIPKIIKVTQHNFARPTVGIVNPIDKHFYNDSIQPYLFNLREAERLLQMAGWQQNNNGWQKQVNGQVIPLTIKFNYKVGNPEFENIAAIFQEAASKIRIPVTIEPIESVLLSNKLREQDFEVTIRNATGNPGIINYKPILHSESAAAGGANFTGFGTKQSDALIEDIVQTTDISQRARLLRKFQEVMHEESNLIFLYFNIDRLAIHKNYTNLKISSIKPGYDISAFNLKNN; encoded by the coding sequence ATGAGCCTAAAGAAGCTTTTCTTCTTTCTACTACTTTTGTTGTTTGTTAACGCTTGCCAACCTTCGGGTAATAAGGGAGAGGTAGTGGTTAGAGCGGCGGCGGATCCGGAAACTTTAAACCCGATTGCCTTTCATTCGATGAATGCAGGGCAGATTATTGCACTACTGTACCAGTCGCTTTTAACGATAGATTTACAAGACCAGCAATTAAAACCATTATTGGTAGAACAGCTACCAGCGGTACTGCAAGAAAAAGATAAATCGTACTTTACTTACCAGTTGCGTAAAGAAGCTGTTTGGGACGATCAGAAACCAATTACTGCCCAAGATGTAGCTTTTACGTTAAAAGTTATTAAAGCTCCGCTGGTAAAAAATAGTAAATTACGGATAGGCCTGGATTATATTCAGGATATAAAGCTAGACCCGCGTGATCCGCGAAGGTTTACCATTGAATGTAAAGGGTTTGTGCCCGAAATGGGTTGGGAAACCGGTGATTTTGCCATTCTGCCTGCTCACCTGGTTGATCCGGAACGCCTTTTAGCGGGATTTTCCGTGCATAATTTAGTAAATGGTTATGATTCGCTTAGCCAAAATACTAAAATAAAGGCCTTTGCAGATTGGTTTAACAGTGCCCGGTTTACCCGCAATAAAGATTTTTTAAAAGGCAGTGGTGGCTACGAACTAGTTGATTGGAAAACCGGACAATACGTACAACTAAAACAAAAAAAAGATTGGTGGGCAACTCGCCTGAAACCTCAACCATCTTACATTACGGCGCAGCCGGCTTCTATCAATTTTCAGATTATTCCGGAAAGCTACACCGCACTTTTGGCTTTAAATAATGAGCAATTAGATGTTTATTCCGGCATACCCCCTAACAATTTTGTGCAATTACAACGAGATAAATCTTTTTTAGAAAGATATGCTCTTTTTACCCCCGCCACTTACGATTTTACCTATATTGGAATAAACGGCAAAAGCAAGAAGTTTGCGGATAAGCACACGCGACAAGCACTCGCCCATTTATTGGATATTCCTAAGATAATTAAAGTAACCCAACATAACTTTGCCAGACCCACCGTAGGCATCGTAAATCCCATAGACAAGCATTTTTATAACGATAGCATTCAGCCGTATCTCTTTAATTTACGGGAAGCAGAACGTTTGCTGCAAATGGCCGGTTGGCAACAGAATAATAACGGCTGGCAAAAACAGGTAAATGGACAGGTAATTCCCTTAACTATTAAATTTAATTATAAAGTTGGTAATCCTGAGTTTGAGAATATTGCTGCTATTTTTCAGGAAGCTGCCTCTAAAATTCGCATCCCGGTAACTATTGAACCTATAGAAAGCGTTTTATTAAGTAATAAGTTAAGGGAACAAGATTTTGAAGTAACGATTCGCAACGCTACCGGAAACCCAGGAATAATTAATTATAAACCCATTCTGCATTCTGAGAGCGCTGCTGCGGGAGGAGCAAATTTTACTGGTTTTGGTACAAAGCAAAGTGATGCGTTAATTGAGGATATTGTACAAACCACCGATATTTCGCAACGGGCAAGGTTACTTCGCAAATTTCAGGAAGTAATGCACGAAGAAAGTAATCTTATTTTTCTTTACTTTAATATTGATCGGCTTGCCATTCATAAAAATTATACAAATTTAAAAATCTCTTCAATTAAACCCGGCTATGATATTAGTGCCTTTAATTTAAAGAATAATTAA